Proteins encoded together in one Microcebus murinus isolate Inina chromosome 16, M.murinus_Inina_mat1.0, whole genome shotgun sequence window:
- the KLK14 gene encoding kallikrein-14, giving the protein MFLLLTALQVLAIGMTQSQEDDNKIIGGYTCIQNSQPWQVALLAGAGRRFLCGGALLSDQWVITAAHCARPILRVALGKHNLRRWEATQQVLRVTRQVAHPSYNPRAHNNDLMLLRLERPARLGRAVKTIPVAQSCASPGTPCLVSGWGTTSSPIARYPNSLQCVNINVFQNQTCQQAYPGAITAGMVCAGVPQGGKDSCQGDSGGPLVCRGQLQGLVSWGMERCALPGYPGVYTNLCKYQNWIQETMEGRWRSP; this is encoded by the exons ATGTTCCTCCTGCTGACAGCACTGCAAGTCTTGGCCATAG GCATGACACAGAGCCAAGAAGATGACAACAAGATAATTGGCGGTTATACGTGCATCCAGAACTCACAGCCATGGCAGGTGGCCCTGCTGGCAGGCGCCGGGCGTCGCTTCCTCTGTGGAGGAGCCCTGCTTTCAGACCAGTGGGTCATCACCGCTGCCCACTGTGCCCGCCC GATCCTCCGGGTAGCCCTGGGCAAGCACAACCTGAGGAGGTGGGAGGCCACCCAGCAGGTGCTCCGCGTGACTCGCCAGGTGGCACACCCCAGCTACAATCCCCGGGCCCATAACAACGACCTGATGCTGCTGAGGCTGGAGCGGCCTGCCCGGCTGGGAAGGGCAGTGAAAACCATCCCCGTCGCCCAGTCCTGTGCCAGCCCTGGGACGCCCTGCCTTGTGTCAGGCTGGGGGACCACATCCAGTCCCATCG CCAGGTACCCCAACTCTCTGCAATGTGTGAACATCAACGTCTTCCAGAACCAGACATGCCAGCAGGCCTACCCTGGAGCCATCACTGCTGGCATGGTCTGTGCGGGGGTCCCCCAGGGCGGGAAGGACTCTTGTCAG GGTGACTCTGGGGGACCCCTGGTGTGCCGAGGACAGCTTCAGGGCCTGGTATCCTGGGGAATGGAGCGCTGTGCCCTGCCTGGCTACCCCGGCGTCTACACCAACCTGTGCAAGTACCAAAACTGGATCCAGGAAACGATGGAGGGCAGATGGCGGTCCCCATGA